In a genomic window of Pseudomonas putida:
- a CDS encoding hemerythrin domain-containing protein — MNIFEALRESHERQRTYAKELIKTSGDTPERVEAYKQLKSELQAHATAEERHFYIPLMEFDNGVDLSRHAIAEHHEMDEMMEELDETEMSSPAWLATAKKLSEKVHHHLKEEEQKFFQMAGKLLDDKQKETLANQYLKEFKAQLD, encoded by the coding sequence GTGAATATCTTCGAAGCCCTGCGTGAAAGCCATGAGCGCCAACGTACCTACGCCAAAGAGCTGATCAAGACCAGCGGTGACACCCCGGAACGAGTCGAAGCCTACAAACAGCTCAAGTCCGAACTGCAGGCCCATGCCACCGCCGAAGAGCGGCACTTCTACATCCCGCTGATGGAGTTCGACAACGGCGTCGACCTCAGTCGCCACGCCATCGCCGAACATCACGAAATGGACGAGATGATGGAGGAACTGGACGAGACCGAAATGTCCAGTCCGGCCTGGCTGGCGACGGCGAAGAAACTCTCGGAGAAAGTCCACCACCACCTCAAGGAAGAGGAGCAGAAGTTCTTCCAGATGGCAGGCAAGCTGCTCGATGACAAACAGAAAGAGACGTTGGCGAATCAATACCTGAAGGAGTTCAAGGCACAGCTCGACTGA
- a CDS encoding cysteine hydrolase family protein encodes MTTALLIIDVQQALCSGEYECHEIKRVIDTINGLSTKARNAGVPVVLIQHEEEGDLFKHGAPGWQLAEGLQTSPKDHRVRKTTGDSFYQTNLQQLLPVEDFERLIICGLQTDYCVNATLRQAHQLGYDVVLAADAHSTVDNGNVKAEDIIAEHNRDWADLSSSVARIDVIPARDIRF; translated from the coding sequence ATGACCACCGCATTGCTGATCATCGATGTTCAACAAGCCCTGTGCTCGGGCGAGTACGAGTGCCATGAGATCAAACGGGTCATCGACACCATCAACGGCTTGAGTACCAAAGCTCGCAACGCCGGAGTGCCGGTGGTGCTCATCCAGCATGAAGAGGAGGGCGATCTGTTCAAGCATGGCGCCCCGGGCTGGCAACTGGCCGAAGGGCTGCAAACCTCGCCCAAGGATCATCGGGTACGCAAGACCACCGGCGATTCGTTCTACCAGACCAACCTGCAACAACTGCTGCCGGTGGAGGACTTCGAACGCCTGATCATCTGCGGCCTGCAAACCGATTACTGCGTCAACGCCACCCTGCGCCAGGCCCATCAACTGGGCTACGACGTGGTGCTGGCCGCCGACGCGCATTCCACCGTCGACAATGGCAACGTCAAGGCCGAAGACATCATTGCCGAGCACAACAGGGATTGGGCGGACCTGAGCAGCTCGGTCGCCCGGATCGACGTGATCCCGGCCCGCGACATCCGCTTCTGA
- the tusD gene encoding sulfurtransferase complex subunit TusD, translating to MKFAIAVFSAAHAPSSRRALLFAQALLAGGHEIVRLFFYQDGVYNASGSVVTPQDELDLPKQWRAFVDEHQLDGVVCIAAALRRGVLNEEEAKRYQREAVAVGKPWELSGLGQLHDAVQDADRLICFGGA from the coding sequence ATGAAGTTCGCCATCGCCGTATTTTCCGCCGCCCATGCGCCCTCCTCGCGCCGCGCCTTGCTGTTCGCCCAGGCGCTGCTTGCCGGCGGGCATGAGATTGTCCGGCTGTTTTTCTATCAGGATGGCGTCTACAACGCGTCCGGCAGCGTGGTCACGCCACAGGATGAGCTGGACCTGCCCAAGCAATGGCGTGCCTTTGTCGACGAGCATCAACTGGACGGCGTGGTCTGCATCGCCGCCGCCCTGCGCCGTGGTGTGTTGAACGAGGAAGAAGCCAAGCGCTATCAGCGTGAAGCCGTGGCGGTCGGCAAGCCATGGGAGCTGTCCGGTCTCGGTCAGTTGCATGACGCGGTGCAGGACGCCGACCGCCTGATCTGTTTCGGAGGGGCGTGA
- a CDS encoding nitrilase family protein, whose amino-acid sequence MNSAKNTVVACCQLAPKIGDLAYNRTLTERAIRSAALQGAQVVVLPELVQSGYVFEGRDEALALAETCEGPTLQLWQALARELNLVVVGGFCERLDGDELANSAALIDAQGVRAVYRKAHLWDAEKEIFSAGDAAPPVIDTVHGHIGMLICYDLEFPEWVRLPALAGADLLCAPVNWPDGPRPLTERPAEVLRVQANASVNRMFIAACDRHGHERGVSWVQGSVIVDADGYPLAGPAEQGGEQILLATLNLAEARNKRISERNDLHRDRRPQLYGMDSSLD is encoded by the coding sequence TTGAACAGTGCAAAAAATACGGTGGTTGCCTGCTGCCAACTGGCACCGAAAATCGGCGACCTCGCCTACAACCGCACCCTGACCGAGCGGGCGATCCGCTCGGCCGCCCTGCAGGGCGCCCAGGTGGTGGTACTGCCGGAGCTGGTGCAGAGCGGTTACGTGTTCGAAGGCCGCGACGAAGCCCTGGCCCTGGCGGAAACCTGCGAAGGGCCGACCCTGCAGCTGTGGCAGGCCTTGGCCCGGGAGTTGAACCTTGTCGTGGTGGGCGGTTTCTGTGAGCGCCTGGACGGCGATGAACTGGCCAACAGTGCGGCGCTGATCGATGCCCAGGGTGTGCGAGCGGTGTACCGCAAGGCGCATCTGTGGGATGCCGAAAAGGAGATCTTCAGCGCTGGCGATGCCGCACCGCCGGTCATCGACACGGTCCACGGGCACATCGGCATGCTGATTTGCTACGACCTGGAATTCCCCGAGTGGGTGCGCTTGCCGGCGTTGGCCGGCGCGGACCTGCTCTGTGCACCGGTCAATTGGCCGGACGGCCCTCGGCCGCTGACCGAACGCCCGGCGGAAGTCCTGCGGGTGCAGGCCAATGCCTCGGTCAACCGGATGTTCATCGCCGCCTGCGACCGTCATGGCCATGAGCGTGGCGTGAGCTGGGTGCAAGGTTCGGTGATCGTCGATGCCGATGGTTACCCCTTGGCCGGGCCGGCGGAGCAGGGCGGTGAGCAGATATTGCTGGCCACCCTGAACCTTGCCGAGGCCCGCAACAAACGCATCAGTGAGCGCAATGACCTGCACCGCGACCGCCGCCCGCAGCTGTACGGGATGGACAGTTCGCTCGACTGA
- the ggt gene encoding gamma-glutamyltransferase, with protein sequence MKYEPFAKSLLATSLAVSCLTAFAASVPPVAGENGMVVTAQHLASHVGVDVLKNGGNAVDAAVAVGYALAVVYPAAGNLGGGGFMTIQLADGRKTFLDFREKAPLAATANMYLDKEGNVVPELSTRGHLAVGVPGTVSGMELALSKYGTKPRKEVIAPAIKLAEDGFELDQGDVDLLHEGTDMFKKDMKDSGSIFLSNGEPMQVGQKLVQKDLAKTLREVSEKGADGFYKGWVADAIVTSSQANKGIITQADLDKYKTRELAPIECDYRGYHVVSAPPPSSGGVVICQIMNILEGYPMKDLGYHSAQGMHYQIEAMRHAYVDRNSYLGDPDFVKNPIAHLLDKNYATKLREAIQPQKAGNSKELKPGVAPHEGSNTTHYSIVDKWGNAVSVTYTLNDWFGAGVMASKTGVILNDEMDDFTSKVGVPNMYGLVQGEANAIAPGKAPLSSMSPTIVTKDGKVVMVVGTPGGSRIITATLLTMLNVIDYGMNIQEAVDAPRFHQQWLPEETNLENFTTSPDTVKILESWGHKFAGPQDANHLAAILVGAPSLGGKPVGKNRFYGANDPRRGTGLSLGY encoded by the coding sequence ATGAAGTACGAACCTTTTGCCAAATCGCTGCTGGCGACTTCATTGGCAGTCAGCTGCCTCACTGCCTTTGCTGCCTCCGTGCCCCCGGTCGCGGGGGAGAACGGCATGGTGGTCACGGCCCAGCATCTGGCCAGCCATGTGGGTGTGGATGTACTCAAGAATGGCGGCAACGCCGTGGATGCCGCTGTCGCGGTGGGGTATGCGCTGGCGGTGGTTTATCCCGCGGCAGGCAACCTCGGTGGCGGCGGTTTCATGACCATCCAGCTCGCGGACGGACGCAAGACCTTCCTCGACTTCCGTGAAAAAGCGCCGCTGGCCGCTACCGCCAACATGTACCTCGACAAAGAGGGCAATGTCGTTCCGGAGTTGAGCACCCGTGGCCACCTGGCCGTCGGCGTGCCCGGCACCGTTTCGGGCATGGAGCTGGCGCTGTCCAAATACGGCACCAAACCGCGCAAGGAAGTGATCGCCCCGGCCATCAAGCTCGCCGAAGACGGCTTCGAGCTGGACCAGGGGGATGTCGATTTGCTGCATGAAGGCACCGACATGTTCAAGAAGGACATGAAGGATTCCGGCTCGATCTTCCTGAGCAACGGCGAGCCGATGCAGGTCGGGCAGAAACTGGTGCAGAAAGACCTGGCCAAGACCCTGCGGGAAGTCTCCGAGAAGGGGGCCGACGGTTTCTATAAAGGTTGGGTGGCCGACGCCATCGTCACCTCCAGCCAGGCCAACAAGGGCATCATCACCCAGGCCGACCTCGACAAGTACAAGACCCGCGAACTGGCACCGATCGAGTGCGACTACCGTGGCTATCACGTGGTCTCGGCACCGCCGCCCAGCTCCGGTGGCGTGGTGATCTGCCAGATCATGAACATCCTCGAAGGCTACCCGATGAAGGATCTGGGCTATCACTCGGCCCAGGGCATGCACTACCAGATCGAGGCCATGCGTCACGCCTATGTCGACCGCAACAGCTACCTGGGCGACCCGGATTTCGTGAAGAACCCAATCGCCCATCTGCTCGACAAAAACTATGCGACCAAGCTGCGCGAAGCCATCCAGCCGCAAAAGGCCGGCAACTCCAAGGAACTCAAGCCCGGCGTGGCGCCCCATGAAGGCAGCAACACTACCCACTACTCGATCGTCGACAAATGGGGCAACGCGGTGTCGGTGACCTACACCCTCAACGACTGGTTCGGTGCCGGGGTCATGGCCAGCAAGACCGGGGTCATCCTCAACGACGAAATGGACGACTTCACCTCCAAGGTAGGCGTGCCGAACATGTACGGCCTGGTGCAGGGCGAAGCCAACGCCATCGCCCCCGGCAAGGCGCCGCTGTCGTCCATGAGCCCGACCATCGTCACCAAGGACGGCAAAGTGGTGATGGTCGTCGGCACCCCCGGCGGCAGTCGCATCATCACCGCAACACTGCTGACCATGCTCAACGTGATTGACTACGGCATGAACATCCAGGAAGCGGTCGACGCACCACGTTTCCACCAGCAATGGCTGCCGGAAGAAACCAACCTGGAGAACTTCACCACCAGTCCCGACACGGTGAAGATCCTCGAAAGCTGGGGCCACAAGTTTGCCGGTCCTCAGGACGCCAACCACCTGGCGGCGATCCTCGTCGGTGCGCCTTCGCTGGGCGGTAAACCGGTGGGCAAAAACCGCTTCTACGGGGCCAACGACCCACGGCGCGGCACCGGGTTGTCACTGGGCTACTGA
- a CDS encoding GNAT family N-acetyltransferase, with translation MTLRIEFSPTPTEEERQAILLPLRAYNASKADGAIPENIALLVRDENDQILGGLYARLFYQWLFIDLLSVPEQARGQGMGTRLMQMAEDLARERKCVGLWLDTFSFQAPEFYRKCGYSEIGHIADYPPGHKHFFFQKRLIY, from the coding sequence ATGACATTACGTATCGAGTTTTCGCCCACCCCCACGGAAGAAGAGCGCCAGGCCATCCTGCTGCCGCTGCGCGCGTATAACGCGTCGAAGGCTGACGGTGCGATACCCGAGAACATCGCCTTGCTGGTGCGTGATGAAAACGACCAGATTCTTGGCGGGCTTTACGCCCGGCTGTTTTACCAATGGCTGTTCATCGACCTGCTGTCAGTGCCGGAGCAGGCCCGGGGACAAGGCATGGGCACCCGGCTGATGCAGATGGCGGAGGATTTGGCGCGGGAGAGAAAATGCGTGGGATTGTGGCTCGATACCTTTTCGTTCCAGGCGCCGGAGTTCTACAGGAAGTGCGGTTATAGCGAGATCGGGCACATCGCTGATTATCCGCCAGGGCACAAGCACTTCTTCTTTCAGAAGCGTTTGATTTACTGA
- a CDS encoding purine-cytosine permease family protein — MSGSPVSTHAAQDSSGLAIEGHSIDYIPENERHAKLSSQGPFWFLGNFHFFTISIGFVGPSLGLSALWTMLAGALGIMFGTIFMAFHGSQGPEMGLPQMIQSRAQFGYRGVILALLATMFVFVGFNVVNISLIMNGLEHVFGINPVIVAVAVVAIGALLSIYGHDLMHKAFKWALLATLPLYALVTIALMFGAGTEGVTPATDLGFNWIAFATLFAIGASYNISYAPYVSDYSRYLPKNTSRPKLIAAVFIGASLSGSWMIGLGAWLAQELKAADALVALNQVGSSMMPGLGSLLVIVSVAGFLPIIALNTYSAMLTLLTGVDSIRKISPTPRARVLSISAISLTLLSCVLSIKGDGIALLNTFLVLLLYFLVPWTAVNLVDYFFVRKGRYAIPHFFTPKGIYGAWQFRGIASYLIGFAAMVPFFYIFDAAAGKEVFVGPLARVLEGVDIAWLVGLVVSGLTYYILSRSLDLDAERRVIDTITEKDIVAMAHSSAETVR; from the coding sequence ATGTCAGGCTCCCCAGTTTCCACACACGCCGCCCAGGACAGCAGCGGCTTGGCCATCGAAGGCCACTCAATCGATTACATTCCCGAGAACGAGCGCCACGCCAAACTCAGTAGCCAGGGGCCGTTCTGGTTTCTCGGCAACTTTCACTTTTTCACCATCTCCATCGGCTTTGTCGGCCCCAGCCTCGGCCTGTCGGCACTCTGGACCATGCTGGCCGGCGCGCTGGGCATTATGTTCGGCACCATTTTCATGGCGTTCCACGGCTCCCAGGGCCCGGAAATGGGCCTGCCGCAAATGATCCAATCCCGCGCCCAGTTCGGTTATCGCGGGGTGATCCTGGCCTTGCTGGCGACGATGTTCGTGTTCGTCGGCTTCAACGTGGTCAACATCTCCCTGATCATGAACGGGCTGGAGCACGTGTTCGGCATCAACCCGGTCATCGTTGCCGTGGCCGTGGTGGCCATCGGCGCGCTGCTGTCGATCTACGGCCATGACCTGATGCACAAGGCCTTCAAATGGGCGTTGCTGGCGACTTTGCCGCTATATGCGCTGGTGACCATCGCCCTGATGTTCGGCGCCGGCACTGAAGGTGTCACCCCGGCCACCGACCTGGGCTTCAACTGGATTGCCTTTGCCACGCTGTTCGCCATTGGCGCCAGCTACAACATTTCCTACGCGCCCTACGTGTCCGACTACTCGCGCTACCTGCCGAAAAACACCAGCCGGCCGAAACTGATCGCGGCGGTGTTCATCGGCGCGTCGTTGTCCGGCAGCTGGATGATCGGCCTGGGCGCCTGGCTGGCCCAGGAGCTGAAAGCGGCGGACGCGCTGGTGGCGCTCAATCAGGTCGGTTCTTCGATGATGCCGGGGCTGGGCAGCCTGCTGGTGATCGTGTCGGTGGCAGGCTTCCTGCCGATCATCGCGCTCAACACCTACAGCGCCATGCTGACCTTGCTGACCGGCGTCGACTCGATCAGGAAAATCAGCCCGACACCCCGCGCCCGGGTGCTGTCGATCAGCGCGATCAGCCTCACCCTGTTGAGCTGCGTGCTGTCGATCAAGGGTGACGGCATCGCGCTGCTGAACACCTTCCTGGTCCTGCTGTTGTACTTCCTCGTGCCATGGACCGCCGTCAACCTGGTGGACTACTTCTTCGTGCGCAAAGGCCGTTACGCGATCCCGCATTTCTTCACGCCGAAGGGCATCTACGGCGCCTGGCAATTTCGCGGCATCGCCTCGTACCTGATCGGCTTTGCCGCCATGGTGCCGTTCTTCTACATCTTCGATGCCGCCGCTGGCAAAGAGGTGTTCGTCGGGCCGCTGGCACGCGTGCTCGAAGGTGTCGACATTGCCTGGCTGGTGGGGCTGGTGGTATCGGGCCTGACCTATTACATCCTCAGCCGCTCGCTGGATCTGGACGCCGAGCGCCGGGTCATCGATACCATCACCGAAAAGGACATTGTCGCCATGGCCCATTCATCCGCGGAGACGGTGCGTTGA
- a CDS encoding DUF6388 family protein — MAVPEEHHELALKRFLDERPELRAELDNLNPLLAQAKGETLAQFRDERLHEAFEAEAERLGLFAWELTLQLTAESPEEYEAQRREVHREVAQMARMDWLEYCELYGIKP, encoded by the coding sequence ATGGCAGTACCCGAAGAACATCATGAACTGGCGTTGAAGCGCTTTCTCGATGAGCGTCCCGAGCTGCGTGCCGAACTCGACAATCTCAATCCCTTGCTCGCCCAGGCCAAGGGCGAGACCCTCGCGCAGTTTCGCGACGAGCGCCTGCACGAAGCCTTCGAGGCCGAAGCCGAACGCCTTGGGTTGTTTGCCTGGGAGTTGACCCTGCAATTGACGGCCGAATCCCCGGAAGAGTACGAGGCCCAGCGTCGGGAAGTGCACAGGGAAGTGGCGCAAATGGCCCGGATGGATTGGCTGGAGTATTGCGAGCTCTATGGGATAAAACCCTAG
- a CDS encoding gamma-glutamylcyclotransferase, producing MDAGKPRASVRRNLTAELVAHVERFEPDPGPEPGTFEHTPAEFEAMAADLLRQYSPQDLWVFAYGSLIWNPEFEFDERRSATAYGWHRSFCLTLTRWRGTRELPALMLALDRGGSCQGVAFRLPAQDHFRQIALLLAREIDANPPTNIARWITVKTESGPLRALAFVATRDGKAYAGKLPMDQVAQVLARAAGHWGSAAQYLFRTVTMLREQGIRDRNMNRIESLVAEEIEASLLAAKNP from the coding sequence ATGGACGCAGGCAAACCCCGCGCATCCGTCAGGCGCAACCTGACGGCGGAGCTGGTCGCGCACGTAGAGCGGTTTGAGCCCGACCCCGGGCCCGAACCCGGCACCTTCGAACACACTCCGGCCGAATTCGAGGCGATGGCCGCGGACTTGCTGCGGCAATACTCACCGCAGGATCTCTGGGTGTTCGCCTACGGTTCGTTGATCTGGAACCCGGAATTCGAATTCGACGAGCGGCGCAGCGCCACCGCGTATGGCTGGCACCGCTCGTTCTGCCTGACCCTGACCCGCTGGCGCGGCACCCGCGAACTGCCGGCGCTGATGCTGGCCCTCGACCGCGGTGGCAGCTGCCAGGGCGTGGCCTTCCGCTTGCCCGCGCAGGATCATTTCAGGCAAATTGCCCTGCTGCTGGCCCGGGAAATCGACGCCAACCCACCCACCAATATCGCGCGCTGGATCACGGTGAAAACCGAATCCGGGCCGCTGCGCGCCCTGGCCTTTGTCGCCACGCGCGACGGCAAGGCCTATGCCGGCAAGCTGCCGATGGACCAGGTCGCACAGGTGCTGGCGCGCGCGGCGGGGCATTGGGGCTCGGCGGCGCAATACCTGTTTCGCACCGTGACCATGCTGCGCGAGCAGGGCATTCGTGACCGCAACATGAACCGCATCGAGAGCCTGGTGGCCGAGGAAATCGAAGCCTCACTGCTGGCGGCGAAAAATCCCTGA
- a CDS encoding methylated-DNA--[protein]-cysteine S-methyltransferase — protein sequence MTYTYITLASPVGELKLVANGSRLAAILWENDKPGRVRLGPMSEAPDNPVLVRAAEQLREYFAGTRQRFELELDFVGTQFQKKVWTALLTIPFGETRSYSQIAEQIGNPSAVRAVGAANGRNPISIIAPCHRVIGASGKLTGFAGGLEAKELLLTLEGCEWSGTGRTGDLFSD from the coding sequence ATGACTTACACGTACATCACCCTGGCGTCCCCGGTCGGCGAGTTGAAGCTGGTGGCGAACGGTTCGCGACTGGCAGCCATCCTCTGGGAAAACGACAAACCGGGCCGGGTGCGCCTTGGGCCCATGAGCGAAGCGCCGGACAATCCGGTGCTGGTGCGCGCCGCCGAGCAGCTACGCGAATATTTCGCCGGCACGCGCCAGCGTTTCGAACTTGAGCTGGATTTTGTCGGTACGCAATTTCAGAAGAAGGTCTGGACGGCGTTGCTGACCATTCCCTTTGGCGAGACGCGCAGCTACAGCCAGATTGCCGAACAGATCGGCAACCCCAGCGCGGTGCGGGCGGTGGGTGCGGCGAACGGCAGGAACCCCATCTCGATCATTGCGCCCTGTCATCGGGTGATTGGAGCGTCGGGGAAACTGACGGGGTTTGCCGGGGGATTGGAGGCGAAGGAGTTGTTGCTGACGCTTGAGGGATGCGAGTGGTCAGGGACAGGCAGGACGGGCGATCTGTTTTCGGATTAA
- a CDS encoding LysR family transcriptional regulator, whose product MLGTVTELDLRLIRVFLTVVEAGGISAAQTALNTTQPTISAQLATLEARVGFRLCERGRSGFSVTPKGAQFVEAARRLLAAAEGFRVEVQHINRKVSGNINVGLLGQIDPVANRKIGLAIANLRARHEGLYFHFTELSSSLLEEKIINGHIDLAIGYFWHRLPNIDYFPLFQETQIAYCAPSHPLFGQVGALTREDVSQHDWVWPSHPLPEMPAPTSLERLSVLTDSMDGAALLILSGQHLGFLPQHYAARHEQLGQLHPLNPQLLRYEVGFHAAVRHSARQRDLVSAFLNELIEIFSAP is encoded by the coding sequence ATGCTGGGAACTGTAACGGAGCTGGATCTGCGTTTGATCCGGGTCTTTCTCACCGTCGTCGAGGCCGGCGGGATATCGGCGGCGCAAACCGCCCTCAACACCACGCAACCGACCATCAGCGCGCAGCTGGCGACGCTTGAGGCGCGGGTCGGCTTTCGCCTGTGCGAGCGGGGCCGAAGCGGGTTTTCGGTAACGCCCAAAGGCGCTCAGTTCGTCGAGGCGGCCCGGCGCCTGCTGGCGGCCGCCGAAGGTTTTCGCGTTGAGGTCCAACACATCAATCGCAAAGTCTCGGGCAACATCAACGTCGGCCTGCTGGGGCAGATCGACCCGGTGGCGAACAGGAAAATCGGCCTGGCGATTGCCAACCTCAGGGCACGGCACGAGGGGCTGTATTTCCACTTCACCGAGCTGTCGTCGTCGCTGCTGGAAGAGAAAATCATCAACGGCCATATCGATCTGGCCATCGGGTACTTCTGGCACCGCCTGCCCAATATCGATTATTTCCCGCTGTTCCAGGAAACCCAGATTGCCTACTGCGCGCCGTCACATCCGCTGTTCGGTCAGGTGGGCGCGCTGACCCGGGAAGACGTCAGCCAGCATGACTGGGTCTGGCCCAGCCATCCTCTGCCGGAGATGCCGGCGCCCACCTCCCTCGAACGCCTGAGCGTGCTCACCGACAGCATGGATGGGGCGGCGCTGTTGATTCTGTCCGGACAACACCTGGGGTTTCTGCCGCAGCACTATGCGGCGCGGCATGAGCAACTGGGGCAGTTGCATCCGCTCAATCCGCAGTTGCTGCGCTATGAGGTGGGGTTTCATGCGGCGGTGCGGCATTCGGCGCGGCAGCGGGATCTGGTGAGTGCGTTTTTGAATGAACTGATCGAGATTTTCAGCGCGCCCTGA